The following proteins are co-located in the Gemmatimonadaceae bacterium genome:
- a CDS encoding lysylphosphatidylglycerol synthase domain-containing protein codes for MNRNQRNAFVAAQWILALAVLWFAWHSLRGQWSEAAGGLQHLQIRWSWVAGATVIVFLTYALLIETWRRLLVAWSADLSFRTASRIWFISNLGKYIPGKIWSIAAMSMMARDNSVSPVAAAGSSILIQIVSIAAGIGVVLVTGAQAVDRPWLAALIGGAMLASIAATPYVLPVIVRRTARLFGREVTVPALGSATIWGTFASAALSWVAYGIAFQFFVRGVLGEAAGATTSYVAVYAASYIIGFLALFAPGGAVVREGAMVAGMLRLGLSSQADALTIAIASRLWLTVVELLPGLAYLAIRRGSSSTN; via the coding sequence TTGAACCGGAATCAGCGCAACGCCTTTGTTGCAGCGCAGTGGATACTCGCTCTGGCAGTGCTTTGGTTTGCGTGGCACTCGCTCCGCGGCCAATGGAGCGAAGCGGCAGGCGGACTCCAGCATCTGCAAATCCGATGGAGCTGGGTTGCGGGCGCGACCGTCATCGTCTTCCTGACCTACGCGCTCCTCATCGAGACTTGGCGAAGGCTGCTGGTGGCGTGGTCGGCTGATCTCTCTTTCCGTACAGCCTCTCGCATCTGGTTCATATCGAACCTTGGCAAGTACATCCCGGGGAAGATCTGGTCGATCGCGGCGATGAGCATGATGGCCCGGGACAATTCGGTTTCTCCGGTGGCGGCGGCCGGATCCTCCATTCTCATTCAGATCGTAAGCATCGCGGCAGGAATCGGGGTTGTACTCGTGACTGGCGCGCAGGCCGTCGACCGCCCGTGGCTGGCAGCGCTGATCGGCGGGGCCATGCTGGCCTCCATTGCCGCCACTCCTTATGTATTGCCCGTGATCGTTCGCCGGACGGCGCGGCTCTTCGGAAGGGAAGTGACCGTTCCCGCACTTGGCAGTGCGACAATCTGGGGCACATTTGCAAGTGCGGCTCTTTCGTGGGTTGCGTACGGAATTGCGTTTCAGTTTTTTGTGCGGGGCGTCCTTGGGGAAGCGGCTGGCGCGACAACTTCTTACGTCGCAGTTTACGCCGCATCGTACATCATTGGTTTTCTTGCGCTTTTCGCACCGGGCGGTGCTGTAGTGCGCGAGGGAGCAATGGTCGCTGGCATGCTGCGCCTTGGACTTTCCAGCCAGGCGGATGCACTGACCATCGCAATCGCATCCCGGCTCTGGCTAACCGTCGTCGAGTTGCTGCCCGGCCTAGCATACCTCGCCATCCGGCGGGGGTCCAGCTCAACCAATTGA